In a single window of the Bacteroidia bacterium genome:
- a CDS encoding gliding motility-associated C-terminal domain-containing protein, with product MKKLLLLFYSIFSLAFFTQAQTNLVPNPSFEIHDTSPDNGGQVSYAFPWFAPTIGSPDYFNACASTLTGLNVPSNAIGYQYARTGLAYCGFGLNVSDGYREYIEAPLLSSLIANKTYCVQFYVSLADNEEYAVSKIGAYFSNGAIVNNTIDTNLLYEPQVQNQNGAFLSNQQNWMLVSGDFVAQGGENYITIGDFNGSPSTDTLRTENGGTLIGVYYYIDDVSVYACGDSSIFSIPNVFTPNGDGKNDVFLIQDLPENSELIIYNRWGNIVYQSLNYQNDWKANGVSAGTYYYILKLPNKEIKKGFVQIIK from the coding sequence ATGAAAAAACTTTTACTCCTTTTTTACTCTATTTTTTCTCTTGCCTTTTTTACACAAGCACAAACCAACCTTGTACCCAACCCAAGTTTTGAAATACACGATACCTCCCCTGATAACGGAGGTCAAGTTTCTTATGCTTTTCCTTGGTTTGCTCCTACTATTGGTTCACCAGATTATTTTAATGCTTGTGCATCTACATTAACAGGATTGAATGTTCCATCCAATGCCATAGGATACCAGTATGCAAGAACAGGTTTAGCATATTGTGGGTTTGGGCTTAATGTATCGGATGGATATAGGGAATACATAGAAGCGCCTTTATTATCGAGTCTTATCGCGAATAAAACATATTGTGTTCAATTTTATGTGTCTTTGGCTGACAATGAGGAGTACGCAGTAAGTAAAATAGGAGCTTATTTTTCAAATGGTGCAATTGTTAATAATACTATTGATACTAACTTATTGTACGAACCTCAAGTACAAAATCAGAATGGAGCCTTTTTATCAAATCAGCAAAATTGGATGTTAGTGTCAGGGGATTTTGTTGCGCAAGGAGGTGAAAACTATATTACTATTGGTGATTTTAATGGCAGCCCAAGTACAGATACATTGCGTACAGAAAACGGAGGAACTCTTATAGGGGTTTATTACTATATAGATGATGTGAGTGTTTATGCTTGCGGAGATTCTTCAATTTTCAGTATTCCTAATGTTTTCACTCCGAATGGCGATGGAAAAAATGATGTTTTTTTAATACAAGATTTACCGGAGAATAGTGAATTAATCATCTACAATCGTTGGGGAAATATTGTTTACCAAAGTTTAAATTATCAAAACGATTGGAAAGCGAATGGCGTGAGTGCAGGTACGTATTATTATATTTTGAAATTACCTAACAAAGAAATTAAAAAAGGATTTGTTCAAATAATCAAATAA